A window of Pseudochaenichthys georgianus chromosome 11, fPseGeo1.2, whole genome shotgun sequence genomic DNA:
AGTTGTGTCCAAAAACATGACATGTGACCCTGACCAGAGCTGTTTGGTCAAGGGAGGTGTGATGAGTTGCCAACTTCAGCACTGCTTTTTGGATGCCAATGGGACCCTCAATCAATTTAATGGTGAAGGTGGCACCATAACAGAGCCAGGATCCTATGAGATCATCCAGAACTGCGACGTCTCTCAGACAACACACTGGTTCAGGGTGGTGGTGAAGTTGGAGACGTGTACTCCGGGTGTCAACACGATTTTGGCCGTATATGTGTTCTTCAATGACATGATGATTTCAGTGAACAGCAAACATGACATATGGGTAAGTGTCTGTATCAAGAAATGACCTTATTATCACGTTTTAAAGTAATGTCTTCCTTTTAAGTTTTTTACTTTTGTTCACAGATAAATGGAAGGGAGCTGACTCAGACGCCTTTCACCAAGAGTGATGTAAACGTGGTGGTGTCTGACAATACAGTGATAATTGACAGCACTTCCACCATTCATGTTTCCTTTAGTTCGACTAATGAACTCGCCATTAGTGTCAGTGACGTAGTAGCAGACGTGTTATGTGGGGCATGTGGTATGATCAGGCCTACTATAATAGAACTCCTGGCACTGAACATTGGGAAGTGGAAGGCTCCTGACTTTCCCGGATGGTAAGTTACATAAAATACCTTAgcaaaaaaagtatttttctaCCAAGAAAATCAGACATGACACTGCACATATGTAAATGTCACTTTGGAGAAATCTTGCAAATTAGATGATATTTACTTTTGTCATTATCACCATTTCCTATTGGACTATACTATATGCCGATGATatgattattatttgtttatattTGTCTTCATTAGGGTCAACTAATTTGTCAACTGAACAATTTGACTAATTATTTTCTCCGTTTCTTTTTCAGTGATATTTAAATTACAGTCCAGCAAGATTTGTAAAAACTGTATCGATGAAAATCTTTCGGCGCTCAGCCGACGTCTTTGCTTTATTCAAATGGGAAAAATGGAGACCCGCATAATGATCGTCAAACAtatagatttttctttttatctCAAAGAACAACGCAGCACATTTGATTAACAGAGCAGATATGTATGTTGTATTGAGAAAATGTAATGTGGACTTTACATTTAAACACTGGGGTGAAAAATTACACCAGCTTCTACAGTCTCTATTATTTGTTCCTTATCCAATGTTAGATGTATATATCCgatgttgcaatagtaattaaAGATACATGTAAAGATGTTTAAAGTGGTTATCACAAAAACATTGTAGTCATTAATGGAAAGAATTTGATTTCAAGTAGAACATCTTTTTAGGACCTCAGTGTCATAATTTAACATGGCGTCCTCAACAGCTCTGAGCTGAATGATAGGGGATAATTCTCATAATTTGTGGGATTGCCCAGTCACGAATTGTGGTAGAACATTAATATATGGATACAAAAGATAAAAGAAATAATGAATAGTGTAGTAAGAGGTTGCTCAAGGTGTAAATTAACTCAAAGGTTAAAACTGACACACAATGGATTATTTGACAGAGCACCTGCAAATGATAGTGATATCATTTCACACGCAGACCTCAAGGTGTTTGTTGTGTCAAAAAACCCAATGAAGTTTAAATTTGTTCTGAAATATAAAAGAAATGTGATTTCTAAAGACAACCATAATAAACACTGTTCATCAATGAAAATGTATATGGTGTCATTTCATTAACCAGAGGGCATTGTTTCTT
This region includes:
- the LOC117455622 gene encoding alpha-tectorin-like, producing the protein MLCHSISAYMLDCQDFGAKIGNWRNATFCPLPCSPGSHYDTCVLPCTASCPGLVDTLTCTMTCVEGCACDKDFYYNGTGCVPSDQCSCYYNGHTYKVGETVITDDCHRMHTCHASGIVVSKNMTCDPDQSCLVKGGVMSCQLQHCFLDANGTLNQFNGEGGTITEPGSYEIIQNCDVSQTTHWFRVVVKLETCTPGVNTILAVYVFFNDMMISVNSKHDIWINGRELTQTPFTKSDVNVVVSDNTVIIDSTSTIHVSFSSTNELAISVSDVVADVLCGACGMIRPTIIELLALNIGKWKAPDFPGCDI